In the genome of Treponema pedis, one region contains:
- a CDS encoding zinc ribbon domain-containing protein produces the protein MDNDVFEKLRALQDILAKKNELEAEIKDAPKSLVTREELLERLKSCYIDKNSEYEELRKAIAVLKADLFEAEDKREKSEKAMDNIETQREYEVLQKEIDDATAKAEGVRKELQRLEHNFRILDTSIKQEEALIAQNEAELKESRQKLDSEVAEKNAKLEALKKEEEKLSPCLSDETMFKFDRIIKNKHGVGIVPVKGTVCMGCHMILPAQFVNEVRADNEIKFCPYCSRILFYEDSDGSTEQDAFFDDSDMGGLADLEDLSGSEILSGFENDSE, from the coding sequence ATGGATAATGATGTATTCGAAAAATTAAGGGCTTTGCAGGATATTCTCGCAAAAAAGAATGAACTTGAAGCGGAAATTAAAGACGCTCCCAAATCTTTGGTTACGCGGGAAGAACTTTTGGAAAGGTTGAAGTCGTGTTATATCGATAAGAACAGCGAATATGAAGAGCTGCGTAAGGCTATTGCCGTTTTAAAAGCGGACCTTTTTGAAGCTGAAGATAAGCGTGAAAAGTCCGAAAAAGCAATGGATAATATAGAAACTCAACGCGAATATGAAGTCCTTCAAAAAGAAATCGATGATGCTACGGCCAAGGCTGAGGGAGTGCGCAAAGAACTTCAACGGCTTGAACATAATTTTAGAATTTTGGATACTTCAATTAAACAGGAAGAGGCCTTAATTGCACAAAATGAAGCGGAACTTAAGGAAAGCCGGCAAAAACTGGATTCGGAAGTTGCGGAAAAAAATGCAAAACTTGAGGCTCTTAAAAAAGAAGAAGAAAAACTTTCTCCGTGTTTGAGCGATGAAACCATGTTTAAATTCGATAGAATTATTAAAAATAAACACGGCGTAGGAATTGTTCCTGTAAAAGGAACGGTCTGTATGGGCTGTCATATGATTTTACCTGCACAGTTCGTAAATGAGGTTAGGGCGGATAATGAAATTAAATTTTGCCCTTATTGCAGCAGAATTCTTTTTTATGAAGATTCCGACGGTTCTACCGAACAGGACGCTTTTTTTGACGATTCCGATATGGGCGGTTTGGCAGACCTTGAGGACTTGTCGGGAAGTGAAATCCTTTCGGGTTTTGAAAACGATAGTGAATAA
- a CDS encoding tetratricopeptide repeat protein: MKFKRNAQNMGFSREKKGFKSFFIITGILLCVSLSSFLFFKYKKNFINTPSMNSVYADWKNKDYEKVYKKTEAVLKKRPLDGEALAMHGFASYYLFAEQNDFSVSYPYLNEAILSLRQAMYRVKSSEKPKISYMLGKAYYQKGYYYADLAIKYLDYAYASDFTFKDLAEFRGMAASLLGDTEKAISAFTEALAQEPSDLLLFALAENYIKIYDEKNAKLYLFETIEKTKDTLLELKCRYLLGSLFLDEGKVNDAEKEFNIILEKDGTYADAHYGLGVVSEIRGDLIKARAEWRKAIKLNPLHEKTRVKLNLK, from the coding sequence ATGAAGTTTAAACGTAATGCGCAAAATATGGGGTTCTCAAGAGAAAAAAAAGGTTTTAAGTCTTTTTTTATTATAACAGGAATACTCCTATGTGTAAGTTTAAGCTCATTTTTATTTTTTAAATATAAAAAAAACTTTATAAACACTCCTTCAATGAATTCCGTTTATGCCGATTGGAAAAACAAAGACTATGAGAAGGTGTACAAAAAAACGGAAGCCGTTTTAAAAAAACGTCCGCTTGACGGAGAAGCATTGGCAATGCACGGGTTTGCCTCATATTATCTTTTTGCCGAGCAAAACGACTTTTCCGTAAGTTATCCGTACTTAAATGAAGCTATTTTATCTTTACGTCAGGCTATGTACAGGGTTAAATCTTCGGAAAAACCGAAAATTTCTTATATGCTGGGAAAAGCTTATTATCAAAAAGGCTATTATTATGCCGATTTGGCAATTAAGTATTTGGATTATGCTTACGCTTCGGATTTTACTTTTAAAGATTTGGCCGAATTTAGAGGAATGGCGGCTTCTCTTTTAGGAGATACCGAAAAGGCTATTTCCGCTTTTACCGAGGCGCTGGCACAAGAACCGTCGGATTTGCTTCTTTTTGCTCTTGCGGAAAACTATATTAAAATTTACGATGAGAAAAATGCAAAACTTTATTTATTTGAAACAATAGAAAAAACAAAAGATACATTATTGGAGCTGAAATGCCGATACTTATTAGGTAGCTTATTTCTTGATGAAGGCAAAGTAAACGATGCCGAAAAAGAATTTAACATAATCCTCGAAAAAGACGGAACTTATGCCGATGCTCATTACGGGCTTGGCGTTGTTTCCGAAATTCGGGGAGATTTAATAAAAGCCCGTGCGGAATGGAGAAAGGCTATAAAACTTAATCCGTTGCATGAAAAAACTCGGGTAAAACTTAATTTAAAATAA
- a CDS encoding rod shape-determining protein, translated as MGFFKRFSADIGIDLGTCNTLIYINGKGIVINEPSVVAVERGTKRVVAVGSDAKRMLWKTPGDIIAIRPLKDGVIADMDTTEKMIRYFVSKILPRHRFIKPRMVIGIPSCITDVESRAVHESAVKAGASYVKVVEESLAAAIGAKIPIHEPAGSMVCDIGGGTTEVSVISLCGMVVTNAIRVGGDEFDQAIIKHVRSVDNLIIGEQTAERVKISIGNASPEKTIEKVEIKGTDAITGLPRRLEIDSVEVREALKEPVTQIVEEIKRTLAQTPPELTADIVERGIVMTGGGSLLKGLPKLISKEARVPVILAENPMDCVAIGAGLYYDVISDMAFDRNLYNSLND; from the coding sequence ATGGGATTTTTTAAAAGATTTTCTGCAGATATCGGTATTGATTTGGGCACGTGTAATACCCTTATTTATATAAACGGGAAGGGTATAGTTATAAACGAGCCTTCCGTAGTTGCCGTTGAACGGGGTACGAAACGGGTTGTCGCCGTAGGTTCCGATGCAAAACGTATGCTTTGGAAAACACCGGGAGATATTATTGCAATACGGCCTTTAAAAGACGGTGTTATTGCCGACATGGATACGACCGAAAAAATGATACGTTATTTTGTTTCTAAAATTTTACCGCGTCATCGTTTTATTAAGCCGAGAATGGTTATAGGAATCCCCAGCTGTATAACCGATGTTGAAAGCCGTGCCGTACATGAAAGTGCCGTTAAGGCCGGAGCAAGCTATGTTAAGGTTGTAGAAGAATCTTTAGCGGCGGCAATAGGGGCGAAAATTCCTATTCATGAACCTGCAGGAAGTATGGTTTGCGATATAGGCGGCGGTACGACGGAAGTTTCCGTTATTTCACTTTGCGGAATGGTTGTTACAAATGCAATTCGTGTAGGAGGAGACGAATTCGATCAAGCTATTATAAAACATGTCCGCTCGGTGGACAATCTTATTATAGGCGAACAGACGGCGGAACGGGTTAAAATAAGTATCGGTAACGCTTCTCCTGAAAAAACAATAGAAAAGGTGGAAATAAAGGGAACGGACGCCATTACTGGTCTTCCGCGCCGGTTGGAAATAGATTCCGTAGAAGTTAGAGAAGCCTTAAAAGAACCGGTTACACAAATAGTGGAAGAAATAAAGAGGACTCTTGCACAAACGCCTCCTGAGCTTACAGCGGATATTGTAGAGCGCGGTATCGTTATGACGGGAGGAGGCTCTCTTTTAAAAGGATTACCTAAGCTGATTTCAAAAGAAGCCAGGGTTCCCGTTATATTGGCGGAAAATCCTATGGACTGTGTTGCAATCGGTGCCGGACTTTACTATGATGTAATAAGCGATATGGCTTTCGACAGAAACCTTTATAACAGCTTAAACGACTAG
- the mreC gene encoding rod shape-determining protein MreC has protein sequence MKKKRSFKLNIEAFVLIVLLSVSSVFLAFSGGSFILNFKQIGFSVSSGTEKAVYNISSFIGESVAAVRELWELKSKYAELTKQLEKYELLERSNADIRRENEQLRSLLKFADSIRITNIPSEIIGYDPNALYSSMIINRGAKHGIRKDMPVIAFQNGNMALVGKIVQVGRASSMIIPVYDYRCFVAAKTDSAKHRGIVNGQGSADSPLIMKYIKKRAADDIKVGDKIVTSGFDESSLFPKNIPIGFVSKIKIQDYDTFLELSVEPIIDFSCLEYVFVIDSEKREKEF, from the coding sequence ATGAAAAAAAAGCGCAGCTTTAAGTTAAATATAGAAGCCTTTGTTCTTATTGTTTTACTATCGGTTTCCTCCGTATTTTTGGCATTTTCGGGCGGTTCGTTTATTCTTAATTTTAAACAAATCGGATTTTCCGTAAGCTCCGGTACCGAAAAAGCCGTATATAATATTTCATCGTTTATAGGTGAAAGCGTTGCAGCCGTGCGCGAGCTTTGGGAATTAAAAAGTAAATATGCCGAACTTACCAAGCAGCTTGAAAAATATGAGCTTTTGGAAAGGTCAAATGCCGATATCAGGCGTGAAAATGAACAGTTGCGCTCTCTTTTAAAATTTGCGGATTCCATACGTATTACTAATATTCCCTCAGAAATTATAGGATACGACCCTAATGCTCTTTATTCAAGCATGATAATAAATAGAGGCGCAAAACACGGAATACGCAAAGATATGCCTGTAATCGCTTTTCAAAACGGAAATATGGCTTTGGTCGGAAAAATAGTTCAAGTAGGCAGAGCTTCCTCAATGATTATTCCGGTCTATGATTATAGATGTTTTGTTGCCGCAAAAACCGATTCCGCAAAACATAGGGGAATTGTAAACGGGCAGGGAAGTGCAGACTCCCCTCTTATAATGAAGTATATAAAAAAACGTGCCGCCGATGATATAAAGGTGGGAGATAAAATCGTAACTTCAGGTTTTGATGAATCCTCGTTATTTCCGAAAAATATTCCGATAGGATTTGTTTCAAAAATAAAAATTCAGGATTATGACACATTCTTGGAACTGTCGGTCGAGCCGATTATAGATTTTTCATGCTTGGAATATGTATTTGTTATAGATTCCGAAAAGAGAGAAAAGGAGTTTTAG
- the mreD gene encoding rod shape-determining protein MreD: MKKVILWTSLTAFFISLLQTAVFSHISFFPIMPEFILLLILYTGISNGSMTGLVCGFISGLFLDFLSAAPIGLHSFIFTLLGFISGKIYGLYNLNKIIFTCLLGTAVFLFYAVILFVLRFLFGQNIHIFNLITLDFLIRIAVNAVFAPIMFLLLNLFPAAFKVKEYSVL; encoded by the coding sequence ATGAAAAAAGTGATTTTATGGACTTCATTAACGGCTTTTTTTATAAGTTTACTTCAAACTGCGGTTTTTTCTCATATTTCTTTTTTCCCGATAATGCCCGAATTTATCCTTTTACTTATTTTATATACGGGTATTTCAAACGGTTCCATGACGGGCCTTGTATGCGGTTTTATTTCAGGCCTTTTTCTTGATTTTTTATCAGCAGCTCCGATAGGGCTGCATTCTTTTATTTTTACACTTTTAGGCTTTATATCGGGAAAAATTTACGGACTTTATAATTTAAATAAAATAATTTTTACTTGTTTATTGGGAACGGCTGTTTTCTTATTTTATGCCGTTATTTTATTTGTTTTAAGGTTTTTATTCGGACAAAATATTCATATATTTAATCTTATTACTTTGGATTTTTTAATCCGTATTGCGGTAAATGCCGTTTTTGCACCGATTATGTTTTTATTATTAAATCTTTTTCCTGCGGCTTTTAAAGTTAAGGAGTACTCCGTATTATGA
- the mrdA gene encoding penicillin-binding protein 2 yields MKDNSDIYFEKRLRFFAGFVFFILAVYLYKLFSMQIINGEQFKKKSENISQRSTLIPSQRGEIFDRNANTPLVLNIGSFAVDITPGQVPASEFSTVITRLSSILKISASQIEKKLPVSVRKDFRKIEIKSNVEYEEIIQIAETLDSLPGVSWRSKPVRNYVETRSFSHIIGYVGDITSEEHTRFYNKGYTSTSIIGKAGIEKQYDEILRGTDGVEYRTVDAKGKYIENTTVVYPPKMGHNLVLTIDGKIQKLAEDALGPRIGAAVVLKPSTGEVLAMVSYPYFDQNIFGKEDSGAAVKKLFADSDNPLLNRAIDAAYPPASTFKIIMNTAILNEKAFPQDKTVQCLGEIEYGDRLFRCHIRKPGHGKLALNEALAKSCDIYYWTVCRDYLGADKIVDYAERFGLGKSAKIDLPSQAQGFVPSPKWKERRFHEKWLNGDTMNMSIGQGFTSASPLQVANMTCMVINGGTIYKPHLLKEVRDPATGEVISEIEPEVLYKENIPSEIFRQVRSAMHLVTVQGEARFPMKNPRYRFAGKTGTAEVGLQDRWHSWMTAYGPYDAPKDDIIAVTVIVEAKNEWEWWAPYAANIILHGALSNQSYEETIEVLGFKDLPAVKRRNE; encoded by the coding sequence ATGAAAGATAATTCGGATATTTATTTTGAAAAAAGACTGCGTTTTTTTGCGGGTTTTGTTTTTTTTATTTTAGCCGTTTATTTGTACAAACTTTTTTCCATGCAAATTATTAACGGGGAGCAATTTAAAAAAAAATCGGAAAATATTTCACAAAGAAGCACCCTTATTCCTTCTCAACGCGGGGAAATATTTGACCGTAATGCAAATACTCCTCTGGTTTTAAATATAGGTTCTTTTGCAGTAGATATTACACCGGGACAGGTTCCTGCGTCCGAATTTTCTACCGTAATTACACGCCTCAGCTCCATTTTAAAAATTTCCGCTTCTCAAATTGAAAAAAAACTTCCCGTTTCCGTAAGAAAAGATTTTAGAAAAATCGAAATAAAATCCAATGTGGAGTACGAGGAAATTATTCAAATTGCGGAAACTCTTGATTCTCTTCCCGGTGTCTCATGGCGCTCGAAACCGGTACGTAATTATGTGGAAACCCGCTCTTTTTCTCATATTATAGGTTATGTAGGAGATATTACTTCCGAAGAACATACGCGCTTTTATAATAAGGGGTATACTTCAACCAGTATTATCGGTAAGGCGGGAATAGAAAAACAATATGATGAAATTTTGAGAGGCACGGACGGGGTTGAATACAGGACGGTTGATGCAAAGGGCAAGTATATAGAGAATACTACCGTTGTTTATCCTCCTAAAATGGGGCATAACTTGGTTTTAACCATAGACGGAAAAATTCAAAAATTGGCGGAAGATGCTTTAGGCCCCAGAATCGGAGCCGCCGTAGTTTTAAAGCCTTCCACGGGAGAAGTGCTTGCAATGGTTTCCTATCCTTATTTTGATCAAAATATTTTCGGAAAAGAAGATTCGGGAGCTGCCGTAAAAAAATTATTTGCCGATTCCGATAATCCTCTTTTAAATAGGGCAATCGATGCCGCTTATCCTCCCGCTTCTACGTTTAAAATTATAATGAATACGGCAATATTAAATGAAAAAGCCTTTCCTCAAGATAAAACGGTTCAGTGTTTGGGTGAAATAGAATACGGCGACAGGCTTTTCAGATGCCATATTCGAAAGCCGGGGCACGGTAAACTTGCTTTAAATGAGGCCTTGGCAAAATCCTGTGATATTTATTATTGGACGGTTTGCCGGGATTATTTGGGTGCGGATAAAATAGTGGATTATGCGGAAAGGTTCGGTTTGGGAAAATCGGCAAAAATAGATTTACCGAGTCAAGCGCAAGGCTTTGTTCCTTCTCCTAAGTGGAAAGAACGCCGTTTCCATGAAAAGTGGCTTAACGGAGATACTATGAATATGTCGATAGGGCAGGGTTTTACAAGCGCTTCTCCTTTACAGGTTGCAAATATGACTTGTATGGTTATAAACGGAGGCACTATTTATAAACCCCATCTTCTTAAAGAGGTTAGAGACCCCGCTACAGGTGAAGTAATAAGCGAGATTGAACCTGAGGTACTTTATAAAGAAAATATTCCTTCTGAAATTTTTAGGCAGGTGCGTTCGGCTATGCATCTTGTAACGGTTCAAGGAGAAGCCCGCTTTCCTATGAAAAATCCGCGCTATCGTTTTGCAGGGAAAACCGGAACTGCCGAAGTAGGTTTGCAGGACAGATGGCATTCTTGGATGACCGCTTACGGTCCTTATGATGCTCCGAAAGATGATATTATTGCGGTAACGGTTATAGTAGAAGCTAAAAACGAATGGGAATGGTGGGCGCCTTATGCTGCAAATATTATTTTACACGGGGCACTTTCAAATCAAAGTTATGAAGAAACTATAGAAGTTTTAGGCTTTAAAGATTTACCCGCCGTTAAAAGGAGGAACGAATGA
- the rodA gene encoding rod shape-determining protein RodA: MNLRKITNFDYLLLLTVLSLSFIGILFIYSSGVNSAGVLVSEEYKKQILWVCTGIILIILSSLYDYRKIRDRTSLIYIAGILILIYTVIFGASRNHAKSWLGSKEIGVQPSEFMKIVFIIFLSYYLDKSKNEKPLKRFIKAIAIMFAPMLLILAQPDLGTASVYIPIFLVMCFIAGIPLRFLTYFFCFGILTIIFTLMPLWEEVILKQPLVMSKILKNSQISLIIFFSLGACVIIAMIGNVVLRRRYYYWIAYIFSIVTFSFAGSILGMRALKPYQMMRLIIFLNPEVDPYDSGWNIIQSITAIGSGGLSGRGFLMGPQSHYRYLPVQSTDFIFSILSEEWGFFGGVLVFALYGILFLRLFISIKRCEDFFGKLIISGILTMFFFHFMVNVGMVMGIMPITGIPLLFLSYGGSSLWTAMIAAGIVAGINLRQL; the protein is encoded by the coding sequence ATGAATTTACGTAAAATTACAAACTTTGATTACCTGCTTTTATTGACGGTTTTATCTTTGTCGTTTATAGGAATTTTATTTATTTATTCTTCAGGTGTAAATTCGGCAGGCGTGTTGGTTTCGGAAGAATATAAAAAACAAATACTTTGGGTTTGTACCGGAATAATTTTAATTATTCTATCAAGTCTTTACGATTACAGAAAAATAAGGGATAGAACTTCTTTAATCTATATAGCGGGAATTCTTATTTTAATATATACGGTTATTTTCGGAGCTTCCAGGAATCATGCAAAAAGCTGGCTGGGCTCAAAAGAAATAGGGGTTCAGCCTTCCGAATTTATGAAAATAGTATTTATTATTTTTTTAAGCTATTATTTGGATAAGTCGAAAAATGAAAAACCGTTAAAACGTTTTATAAAAGCTATTGCTATTATGTTTGCGCCTATGCTTCTTATTTTGGCACAGCCCGATTTAGGGACTGCAAGCGTTTATATCCCCATATTTTTGGTTATGTGTTTTATTGCCGGTATTCCTTTAAGGTTTTTAACTTATTTTTTCTGTTTCGGCATACTTACCATTATTTTTACGCTGATGCCTCTGTGGGAAGAAGTTATTTTAAAACAGCCGTTAGTTATGTCCAAGATATTAAAGAATTCTCAAATTTCGCTTATCATATTTTTTTCACTCGGGGCTTGCGTAATTATAGCTATGATAGGAAACGTTGTTTTAAGACGCAGATATTATTATTGGATTGCCTATATTTTTTCCATTGTTACATTTTCTTTTGCCGGGTCTATTTTAGGAATGCGAGCCTTAAAACCTTATCAAATGATGCGCTTAATTATTTTTTTAAATCCGGAAGTGGACCCTTATGACAGCGGCTGGAATATAATTCAATCGATTACGGCAATAGGCTCGGGAGGTTTATCAGGCAGAGGTTTTTTAATGGGGCCTCAAAGTCATTACAGATATTTGCCCGTACAAAGTACCGATTTTATTTTCAGTATTCTTTCTGAAGAATGGGGTTTTTTCGGCGGAGTTTTAGTATTTGCTCTTTACGGTATTCTTTTTTTAAGGCTTTTTATTTCAATTAAACGGTGCGAAGATTTTTTCGGTAAACTTATTATTTCAGGTATTTTAACTATGTTCTTTTTTCATTTTATGGTTAATGTAGGAATGGTAATGGGAATTATGCCTATTACGGGAATCCCCCTGCTTTTTTTATCTTACGGAGGTTCTTCTTTATGGACTGCCATGATTGCAGCGGGAATTGTTGCCGGAATCAATTTAAGACAATTATAA
- a CDS encoding ATP synthase subunit C, which yields MNKKFFFVLCLFAFCSTGLLFAAGEVTTDAQAKVASIRYISAALAVGIACIAGGMAVGKIGAAAMGALSENPEVSGKAIPFVGLAEGICLWGFIVAFFNYIFYRQFKCRIAL from the coding sequence ATGAATAAAAAATTCTTTTTTGTTTTATGCCTGTTTGCATTCTGTTCTACCGGTCTTCTTTTTGCCGCAGGCGAGGTAACCACGGACGCTCAAGCAAAAGTAGCTTCAATCCGCTATATTTCCGCCGCTCTGGCAGTAGGAATAGCCTGTATAGCCGGAGGTATGGCGGTAGGGAAAATAGGAGCTGCTGCGATGGGTGCTTTAAGCGAAAACCCAGAAGTTTCCGGTAAGGCAATTCCCTTTGTAGGGCTTGCTGAAGGTATTTGTCTTTGGGGCTTTATAGTTGCTTTTTTTAATTATATTTTTTATAGGCAATTTAAGTGTCGTATTGCATTATAG
- a CDS encoding V-type ATP synthase subunit F, whose amino-acid sequence MSYCIIGERELVVGFSLVGVEGFTANSREEALLAFNKVTGKGNSLAGNVPDEGCKPKILIITEQVSEFLSEELKEWQLKGDYPLVVEIPCLQGKMEGKKTLTDSIREAVGIHV is encoded by the coding sequence GTGTCGTATTGCATTATAGGCGAGCGCGAATTAGTGGTAGGCTTTTCTTTAGTAGGTGTAGAAGGGTTTACCGCTAATTCGCGGGAAGAAGCCTTACTCGCCTTTAATAAGGTTACGGGAAAAGGTAATTCGCTTGCAGGAAATGTTCCCGATGAAGGTTGTAAACCTAAAATTTTAATTATAACGGAACAGGTGTCCGAATTTTTAAGCGAGGAACTTAAAGAATGGCAGCTAAAAGGCGATTACCCTCTGGTTGTAGAAATTCCATGCTTACAGGGAAAAATGGAAGGTAAAAAAACTCTCACGGATTCTATTAGAGAAGCCGTAGGTATTCACGTTTAA
- a CDS encoding V-type ATP synthase subunit A, whose protein sequence is MSDKITGNITRISGPIVYAEGLSLCGLYDVVEVGEKAVTGEIIRLNNGKAVIQVYEDDTGMKIGEKAVCHKRPLSVRLGPGLIGTIYDGIQRPLKTLYEKTGSFLKPGAKTSPIDEEKRWHFMPVKFEDGSFVKSGAAIAPGKVIGTVRETPSVEHKIMIPPFIRGRVLQEFNGEGDYTVNEVIAKTELDEPIYLSHYWPVRKARPYSQKLTVSEPLITGQRVIDVFFPLSKGGTAAIPGGFGTGKTMTQHAVAKWCDADIIVYIGCGERGNEMTDVLTEFPQLIDPRTNRSLMERTILIANTSNMPVAAREVSLYSGITLAEYYRDMGMDVAIMADSTSRWAEALRELSGRMEEMPAEEGFPAYLPTRLAEFYERAGRIQTLNKGHGSVSVIGAVSPPGGDFSEPVTQHTKRFIRCFWALDRELANARHYPAIGWIESYSEYAEEIRGWWDKLDPRWSGIREEALALLKHEQRLEQIVRLIGPDALPDTERIVLVTAEMIKNGFLQQNAFDKIDMFSVPEKQLIILVTMMEFYKRAVRVIKKGCPLVKITALPCREEIIRIKTTFENTDIKGILSVSDKMNKQFDDLDRNYRTVD, encoded by the coding sequence TTGAGCGATAAAATTACGGGGAATATTACACGTATTTCAGGGCCTATTGTTTATGCTGAAGGGCTTTCTTTATGCGGATTATACGATGTTGTTGAAGTGGGTGAAAAAGCCGTTACGGGAGAAATTATAAGACTGAATAACGGAAAAGCCGTTATTCAAGTATATGAAGACGATACGGGAATGAAAATAGGGGAAAAAGCCGTTTGTCATAAAAGACCTCTTTCCGTCAGATTGGGACCGGGTCTTATAGGTACGATTTATGACGGAATTCAGCGTCCCCTTAAAACCTTGTACGAAAAAACCGGCAGCTTTTTAAAACCCGGTGCAAAAACATCTCCTATCGATGAAGAAAAAAGATGGCATTTTATGCCTGTAAAATTCGAAGACGGTTCTTTTGTAAAAAGCGGAGCCGCCATTGCACCCGGAAAGGTTATAGGAACCGTACGGGAAACTCCTTCCGTTGAGCATAAGATAATGATTCCACCTTTTATAAGAGGCAGGGTGTTACAGGAGTTTAACGGCGAAGGAGATTATACCGTAAACGAGGTAATTGCGAAAACGGAGCTTGATGAGCCTATTTATCTTTCGCATTATTGGCCTGTACGTAAAGCCCGTCCCTATTCTCAAAAGCTTACCGTTTCTGAGCCTCTTATTACAGGGCAAAGAGTTATAGATGTTTTTTTTCCCCTTTCTAAAGGAGGAACCGCTGCAATACCCGGAGGATTCGGCACGGGAAAAACAATGACACAGCATGCGGTTGCAAAGTGGTGCGATGCCGATATTATCGTTTACATAGGCTGCGGAGAGCGCGGAAACGAAATGACCGATGTTCTTACCGAATTCCCGCAGTTAATAGACCCCAGAACAAACCGCTCTCTTATGGAAAGAACAATTCTTATAGCAAATACTTCGAATATGCCGGTTGCGGCCAGAGAAGTTTCTCTTTATTCCGGTATTACTCTTGCGGAATATTATCGGGATATGGGAATGGACGTTGCAATAATGGCGGATTCCACCAGCCGCTGGGCGGAAGCATTACGCGAGCTTTCAGGGCGTATGGAAGAAATGCCCGCCGAAGAAGGTTTCCCTGCGTATTTACCGACAAGGCTTGCAGAATTTTACGAAAGGGCGGGGCGGATTCAAACCTTAAACAAGGGGCACGGTTCCGTTTCGGTTATAGGAGCCGTTTCTCCTCCCGGAGGGGACTTTTCGGAACCGGTAACCCAGCATACAAAACGTTTTATAAGATGTTTTTGGGCTTTGGATAGGGAGTTGGCAAATGCAAGACATTATCCCGCTATAGGTTGGATAGAATCTTATTCGGAATATGCCGAAGAAATTAGAGGCTGGTGGGACAAACTGGACCCCAGATGGAGCGGTATACGTGAAGAAGCTTTAGCTCTTTTAAAACATGAACAGCGTCTTGAACAAATTGTTCGCCTTATAGGTCCCGATGCCTTACCCGATACGGAACGCATTGTTTTGGTAACCGCCGAAATGATAAAAAACGGCTTTTTACAACAAAATGCCTTTGATAAAATCGATATGTTTTCCGTTCCGGAAAAGCAGCTTATAATCTTAGTTACTATGATGGAATTTTATAAACGTGCAGTCCGGGTAATAAAAAAAGGCTGCCCCTTAGTAAAGATTACGGCTTTACCGTGCCGTGAGGAAATAATACGTATAAAAACTACATTTGAAAATACGGATATAAAAGGAATTTTATCCGTTTCGGATAAAATGAATAAGCAATTCGACGATTTGGACAGAAATTATAGAACTGTAGATTAA